The DNA segment AGTCCTGCTGCGGGGCCGCGCCCGCGTAGGGGTCGTACTGCTGCGGCGGGGCGGGGGGCTGCTGCTGGGCGTACGGGTCGTAGCCGTACCCCTGTCCGCCGTCCTGCGGTGCCTGCTGCGGCGGCTGCTGGGCCTGCTGGTCCCCGTAGGGCTGCTGGGCGTACGGGTCGTACTGCTGCTGACCCGGCTGCTGGTACACCGGCTGCCCGTACGCGTCGTAGCCGATGATCTGCGGCTGCTGGTAGTACGGGTCGTACGGGTTCTGTCGGTCGTTCACCGGTGCCCCTCTCCGCTCACTCGCCGCGGTACAGCTGGCGCTTGTCGATGTAGCGGACCACACCGTCCGGAACGAGATACCAGACCGGCTCGCCCTGGGCGACCCTCGCGCGGCAGTCCGTCGAGGAAATCGCGAGCGCGGGGACCTCCACCAGGGAGACGCCCCCCTTCGGCAGGCCGGCGTCCGTGAGCAGATGGCCCGGCCGGGTGACTCCGATGAAGTGGGAGAGCGAGAACAGTTCGTCGGCGTCGCGCCAGGTGAGGATCTGGGCGAGCGCGTCGGCGCCGGTGATGAAGAAGAGGTCCGCGTCGCCGTGGACCTCGCGCAGGTCCCGCAGGGTGTCGATGGTGTACGTGGGGCCCTTGCGGTCGATGTCGCTGCGGCTGACCGAGAACTGCGGGTTGGACGCCGTCGCGATGACCGTCATCAGATAACGGTCCTCCGCCGGGGAGACGTGCTTGTGGCTCTTCTGCCACGGCTGCCCGGTCGGTACGAAGATCACCTCGTCGAGGTGGAACTGGGCGGCCACTTCACTGGCCGCCACCAGGTGTCCATGATGGATCGGGTCAAACGTCCCGCCCATCACGCCGAGTCGGCGTTTTCCGGGGCCGGTAGGCACTTCCTGCTCTCCCATGCGTGCAGAGCCTACTGGCACAGCTGTACGCCTCGGCCTCAGCGGTCGCGGTTGAAGCGCGTGGTGATCCACAGGAGGAGGAGAAGCACGACAAGGGCGCCGCCACCGGTGACGGCGGGGATGAGGCTGTCGTGATTGCCGCCGTGCTCGCCCTCGGCGGCGACGGTGACCAGCTGGTGTGCGGTGCTCGTGAGGCTCATCTTCGGCAGGACCTATCGATCGGGAGTCGGGGGAAGACGTCGCGGACATCGTATGCGGGGGTCACGGGCACGCTCACGCCGACTCAGTCGTTGTTGTCGTCGTTGCGGTATCCGCGCAGCAGGAACCAGGCCAGCAGGGCGGCGCCCAGGAGGGAGGCGACCAGCACGATGCGGATCGTGTTGCCCGGCCCCTGGTCCCCGGACGCGGCGGCGAACAGAGCAACTGAGTACGGCATGTCGGGCGTCTCCTCGGTTATCCACAGCCCCCCGCACACCGTAGCCCCAGCACCTAGGCTGGGCTGCGCCAGGGGGCGAGCGACGTCTCGCACGAAGATCAGGGGGATCATCCATGACCGGTGGCGGCCACGAGAGCAGCGGCGTACCGAGCAGGCAGCGCAAGCGATTTCCGGGGATCTCCTCCCGGTCCTACGAACATCCGGCCGACCGCTCCGCGCTGGTCGCGCTACGGAAGCTGAGCGGCTTCGACACCGTCTTCAAGGCACTGAGCGGTCTGCTGCCGGAGCGCAGTCTGCGACTGCTCTTCCTGTCGGACTCCGTCCGGGTGAGTGACGCCCAGTTCGCCCACCTCAACGACATGCTGCGCGACGCGTGTTACATCCTGGACCTGGAGAAGGTCCCGCCGATGTACGTCAACCAGGACCCCAAGCCCAACGCCATGTGCATCGGGCTCGACGAGCCGATCATCGTGGTGACCACGGGCCTGGTGGAGCTGCTGGACGAGGAGGAGATGCGGGCGGTCGTCGGCCACGAGGTCGGACACGCCCTCTCGGGTCACGCGGTGTACCGCACGATCCTGCTGTTCCTCACCAACCTGGCGCTCAAGGTCGCCTGGATTCCGCTGGGCAATGTGGCGATCATGGCGATCGTGACGGCGCTGCGCGAGTGGTTCCGCAAGTCGGAGCTGTCGGCCGACCGGGCCGGACTGCTGGTCGGCCAGGACATACAGGCGTCGATGCGCGGCCTGATGAAGATCGCCGGCGGCAACCACCTCCACGAGATGAACGTGGACGCCTTCCTGGCCCAGGCCGACGAGTACGAGAAGTCCGGCGACCTGCGCGACTCGGTGCTCAAGATCCTCAATGTGCTCCCCCGCTCCCACCCGTTCACCACGGTCCGGGCGGCCGAGCTGAAGAAGTGGTCGGAGACCCGCGACTTCCAGCGCATCATGGACGGCCACTACCCGCGCCGGGACGAGGACAAGGACACCTCGGTGACCGACTCGTTCAAGGAATCCGCCGCGCATTACGCCGATTCGGTGCGCCACAGCAAGGACCCGCTGATGAAGCTGGTCGGCGACATAGCCGGTGGCGCCGGGGACCTGGGCGGGAAGCTGCGGGACAAGTTCACCGGGGGCGGCGGCAAGGGCGGTGCTACGGGCGGCTCGGCGGGGTCGCCGGGGACGGAAGGAGCGGCGGGGACGGAAGACCGGGGCCCGGAGGGCTCGCAGGGGTCCGGGACGGACGGGAGCTGACGTCCAGCGTCCCGCACAGGGCGGCGGCGGGCCGGCCCGTGGCGTACGGATCGGTGCCCGCCGGCCCCCGCGACTCCGCCCGCTCACCGGCCAGCAGCGGCCGCAGCGCGCCCGAGGTGTCGGCCGGGCAGGACTGCGGGCCCGCCTGGAGGTAGCTCGTCCGCACCTCCAGCCGGTGCAGCCGCAGGTCCTCCCGGTCGAACCGGAAGCTCATCTCCCGCCGCACGGTGAACAGGGAGGCGCCGCCCTGCGGCTGCGGCCCCGAGGCGGCGGGGCGCAGCGCGTACGTGAAGGTGTGGTCCGACACGACCTCCAGGGCGTCGGAGCCCGTCTGGGCGTAGCGCAGGGTGCCCCGGACCCGGACCTCGGGGTCCGGGACGGCCTCGGCGGGGTCGAAGCGGACGAGCCAGCCGGTCGCGGCGTGCTGCCCGTCGTCGTAGGGGTCCTCGACGCTGCGCTCGAACTGCTCCATCTGGTCCGGGTCGAGCAGGGCCTCCACGGGGCGCACGGTGCTCCCGCCGAGCACGTCGGGGTCGAGCGAGGAGGCCACCAGATAGTCCGTCGCGGTGGCGAGGGCGGCACCGACCTGGCTCTCCGAGAAGTCCTCGGTGCGCCGGGCGGGCGGCGGGCTGATGCCGTCCCGGCCCGTGGCGTGGCCGGCGGCCGGGCTCGCGGCGAAGAGGGCGTCGGGGGTGCCGCCGGGCACGGCGCCGCGCGGGGCCAGGGGGACGAGGGTCATCCGCAGCGGCTCGGTCCGCCGGGCCACCGGGCTCTCGTAGGGGTGGCGCAGTCCCATGAAGACGGCGGTGCCGAAGGCCAGGGCGATCAGGATCACCAGGGCGACGGCGATCCGCGAGCCGGTGCGGACCGTCCGTCCCGGCAGGCTGCGCACGGCACGGGCGTGCTCCCCCATGCGTTCCTGGGCGGAGAACTCCTGCAGCCGGGCGGCGCGTACGAAGGACTCGTCGAAGACGAGTGAGCCGTACTCGTCGTCCTGGCCGCCCGCGCCGTTCTCCGCCGGGCCATCGGGTGGGTCTCCGCGGTGTGCCATGACTTCTCCCGAGTCCGTGAGAAGTCCCCTCTTCGAGCGGACGAGGGGTCATACATTCAGGGTGGGTCGATCACGACGACGGTAAACGCGGTGGCGCCGGGCAACCACCGCAGAGTTCTGCCGGGCACCCCGTGGCGGGCGGGTGTTCAGGGGGTGCGCGGGACGGCGGAGGCCTTCGGGCGGGAGTTGTCGTCCGCCTCGGACGGGGACGGCTCGGAGGGAGCCGAGCCGGGGCCGGGGCCGGGCGCGCTGTCGACGCCGGTGCTGGCCGGTGTCCGGACCGGGCTCTGCCGGGCGCCGGAGCTGTTGCGGTAGACGGCGCTGAACGCCAGCGCGACCATGCCGATGCCCATCAGGACGGCCAGCAGCCAGGCGACCGGGCGGTGCCAGCGGGCCGTGCCCCGGTACGGGCGGAACGAGCCGCCGTGGCGGCCGTAGGGGCCGTGGTCGCGGAATCCGTCGTCGTCCAGCGGGTCGTGGTGGCCGGGGCCGTAGCCGTCGTCGTACGGCTCGTCGTCGTAGGGGCCGCCGCGGGCACCGGCGCGCCGGGCGTCGGCCTCGGCGCGCGCCTCGGCCGCCGCCAGCAGCCGCTCCACGGCGGTCGGCTCGTGGAAGGCGGCGGCCCGTACGAAGTCCTCGTCGAACACCACGGAGGCGAAGTCCTCGTCAGCGCCCCCGCGGTCGTCGTCGGGCTCCCGGCCGTTCGGATACGGCCTGCCCCCCACGTCGTCCGGCACGCATTCAGACTAGACCCGCAGCCCCGCTTTGGGCAGGGAGACGGCGGATTCGGCCCCGTTCCGGGTCACCTCACATGGCCGTCGCCGGTGACGATGTACTTGGTCGAGGTGAGTTCCGGCAGGCCCATGGGGCCCCTGGCGTGCAGCTTCTGCGTGGAGATGCCGATCTCGGCGCCGAAACCGAACTGGCCTCCGTCGGTGAACCGCGTCGAGGCGTTGACGGCCACCGTGGTGGAGTCCACCAGCTGGGTGAAGCGGCGGGCGGCGGCCTGCGAAGTGGTGACGATCGCCTCGGTGTGGCCGGAGGACCAGAGCCGGATGTGGGCCACGGCCGCGTCCAGCGACTCCACGACGGCCGCCGCGATGTCGTACGAGAGGTATTCGGTCTCCCAGTCCTCGGGGGTCGCCGCGACCACGGTCGCCTTGGAGCCCTCGGCGTACTCCAGCACCGCCTCGTCGCCGTGCACGGTCACGCCGGCCTCGGCCAGGGCGTCCAGGGCGCGCGGCAGGAAGGCGCCCGCGACGTCCTTGTGGACGAGGAGGGTCTCGGCGGCGTTGCAGACGCTGGGGCGCTGGGCCTTGGAGTTGACCAGGATCTCCACGGCCATGTCCAGGTCGGTCTGCGCGTCCACGTACACATGGCAGTTGCCCGTGCCCGTCTCGATGACCGGGACCGTGGACTCCTCGACCACGGTCCGGATCAGCGAGGCGCCGCCGCGCGGGATGAGGACGTCCACCAGGCCGCGGGCGCGCATGAGTTCGCGCACCGAGTCACGGCTCTCGCCCGGCACCAGCTGCACCGCGTCGGCCGGCAGGCCGGAGCCGCCCACCGCGTCGCGCAGCACCCGCACCAGGGCGGTGTTGGAGGCGAAGGCGGAGGACGAGCCGCGCAGCAGGACGGCGTTGCCCGACTTCAGGCAGAGGGCCGCGGCGTCCACCGTCACGTTGGGCCGGGCCTCGTAGATGATCCCGACGACGCCGAGCGGCACCCGGACCTGGCGCAGGTCGATGCCGTTGGGCAGGGTCGAGCCGCGCACCACCTCGCCGACCGGGTCGGGCAGGGCGGCGACATCGCGTACGTCGGCGGCGATGGCGCGGATGCGCTCGGGCGTGAGGGTCAGCCGGTCCACCACGGACTCGCTGGTCCCGGCCTCGCGGGCGCGGGCCACGTCCTCGGCGTTGGCCGCGAGGATGTCGCTCGTCCGTACCTCCAGGGCGTCCGCGATCGCCAGCAGCGCGTCGTCCTTGGCCGCGCGCGGAAGTGGCGCGATGTCGGCGGCGGCGGAGCGGGCCCGGTAGGCGGCCTGGGCCACGGGAGACATGTTGTCGTACGGCGAGAGCGTGGTCATGCCCGCAGAGTAGTGCGCGCCCTGCGGGCATCCCGTACGCATTTCGTGATGCGAGACGGCTGTTTCCCCGGTTCGGCTTCTCCCGTCCGGTTTCCCCGGTTCTGCTTCCCCCGGTCCGGCTTCCCCGGTTTCGGTTCCCCGGTTCGGCCGGATCAGTACGGATGGACGCCGACCGGGGCGGCCGGGGGCGGCCCGTACCCCTCGGCGACGCGCTGGTGGTAGGTCTCGCGGTCGATGACTTCGAGGCCGACGATCGTCCAGGGCGGCAGGCCGGCGCTGGAGCGGTGCTCGCCCCACAGGCGCAGGGCCACCGCCGCCGCGTCGTGCAGGTCGCGGGCCTCCTCCCAGTAGCGGATCTCCGCGTGGTCGTTGGCGTAACGGCTGGTCAGCAGGAAGGGGTGGTCGTGCGCGAGCTGTTCCAGGCCGCGTCTGACCTCCTTCAGCGGGAACTCGGCCCCGGAGACGCAGAGGGTGACGTGCCAGAGCTTCGACGGGGTGTGCTCCTGTGCGGCCGGTCCCGGCTCCGGCCGGGTGGTGCGCTCGTTTCTGCGGTCCATGGGCCGGTTCCCGTCGAAACCGGCTCCCGCTCCGACACTGGTCAGGGTGCGGCCACCCGTTCCTCGGGGCGGCGCCCCCGGGCGCGCTCGTCTCACCGGCGGCCTCCTGTGATGTGTTGCTTTGCTGTACCCCGCAGTTTCCCTGCTACAAAGTGGACCAGTCCGCGGCCCGGTGTGGGGCGGTTTTCGTGAAGCTCTCCGTCCGTTGGCCGGACTTTCAGCCGTTTCGGTGCGTGTCAGCCGTGCAGGACGACGAGATCGTCCCTGTGTACGACCTCGCGCTCGTAGGCGGGGCCGAGGTCGCGGGCGAGGTCGCGGGTGGAGCGGCCGAGGAGCCGCGGCATCTCCTTGGCGTCGAAGTTGACGAGTCCGCGGGCCACCGCCCGGCCGGTCAGGTCGCGCAGCTCGACCGGGTCGCCCGCGGTGAACTCGCCCTCGACGGACGCGATCCCGGCGGGCAGCAGCGAGCTGTGCCGCTCCACGACCGCCTGCACGGCCCCGTCGTCCAGGGTGAGCGAGCCGCGCGGCGCCGAGGCGTGGGCCAGCCAGAGCAGCCGGCCGGCCGAGCGGCGGCCGGTGGGGTGGAAGTAGGTGCCGGTGTCGCGGCCGGCGAGGGCGTCGGCCGCGTGGCTCGCGGAGGTGAGGACGACGGGGATGCCGGCGGCGGTGGCGATCCGGGCGGCCTCGACCTTGGTGACCATGCCGCCGGTGCCGAGGCCCGCCTTGCCGGCGCTGCCGATGCTGACCCCGGCCAGGTCGGCGGGGCCGGTGACCTCGGCGATGCGGGTGGTGCCGGGGATGCTCGGGTCGCCGTCGTAGAGGCCGTCCACGTCGGAGAGGAGGACCAGCAGTTCGGCGCGGACGAGATGGGCGACGAGGGCGGCGAGCCGGTCGTTGTCGCCGAACCGGATCTCGTCGGTGGCGACGGTGTCGTTCTCGTTGACGACGGGCAGCGCGCCCATGTCCAGGAGCTGGTCCAGGGTGCGGTAGGCGTTGCGGTAGTGGGCGCGGCGGCTGGTGTCGTTGCTCGTGAGCAGGACCTGGCCGACGCGGACGCCGTAGCGGGCGAAGGAGGCGGTGTAGCGGGCGACCAGCAGTCCCTGGCCGACGCTGGCTGCGGCCTGCTGGCGGGCCAGGTCCCGGGGCCTGCGGTGCAGGCCGAGCGGGGCGAGCCCGGCCGCGATGGCGCCGCTGGAGACGAGGACGACCTCGCGCGCGCCGCCGTCGCGGACCTTGGCGAGTACGTCGACGAGGGCGTCGACCCGGTCGGCGTCCAGGCCGCCGGTGGCCGTGGTGAGGGAGGAGGAACCGACCTTGACCACGATCCTGCGGGCTTCCGTGACGCCGTTCCTTGCCCCTGACACCCGGTCCCCCAAGTTTCGCTCGCTGGATCTCGCAATCTACATCTACACGCGGATCGCATATCGATGCGCTCGCATTCCGTACTGCGGAACCCCTTTCATGCCGTTCTGCACCGTTCCGTATCTGTTCGGGCTCCCGCCTCGTTGGGCACAGGTACCGGGGCCGGCAGGAGGCCCCGCGGACCGCGAAGAGGATGTGATCGCATGCGCCGGCTCTCCGTCCCCGGGGCCTGGGTGCACGAGCCCGAGGTCTTCCCGGACAGCCGCGGCAGCTTCCACGAGTGGTTCCGGGCGGCGGACCTGGAGGCGGCGGCCGGGCACACGCTGGGGCTCGCGCAGGCCAACTTCTCCCGCTCCCGCCGGGGCACGCTGCGCGGCATCCACTTCGCGGACGTCCCGCCGGGCCAGGCGAAGTACGTGACGTGCGTACGGGGCGCGGTGCTGGACGTGATCGTGGACGTACGGACGGGCTCGCCGGCCCACGGCCGGTGGGAGGCGGTCCGGCTGGACGACACGAGCCACCGGGCGGTCTACCTCGCGGAGGGGCTCGGGCACGGCTTCATGGCGCTGACGGACGACGCCTGCGTGCTGTACCTGTGCTCCGAGGGGTACGCGCCGGAGCGGGAGCACGGCATCGATCCGCTCGACCCGGAGCTGGGCATCGAGTGGCCGGCGGACATCGCCCCGCTGCTCTCCCCGAAGGACGCGGCGGCCCCGGCGCTCGCCGAGGCCGCGGAGCGGGGGCTGCTGCCCTCGTACGCCGCGTGCGAGGCGTACTACGCGCGGCTGCGCGCGGGCGGTCCGGCGGTGCCCGGCGTCCGCTCCGGCGAGCCGGCGGTCAGCCCGGCCGGCCGCTGACCGGGCCATTCCGCGGACCATTCCGCGGGGCGTTCGGCGGGTCTCTCGGCGGCGAGCAGCGCGGGGAAGGCCGCGTGCAGCGCGGTGCGCCAGTCGCGCAGGGGGGCGAGTCCGGCGGCGGCGAGCCGGTCGTGCCCGAGCACGCTGTACGCGGGCCGGGGCGCGGGGCGGGCGAAGGCGGCGCTGTCGGTGGGGCGGACCCGGTCCGGGTCGGCGCCGAGCAGCCGGAACACCTCGCGGGCCAGGCCGTACCAGCTGACCTCGCCGGTGCTGGTGCCGTGCTGGACGCCCGCCGGAGCGGTGCCGTCGAGCGCGGCGCGGCCGAGGGTGGTCAGCAGTGCGGCGAGGTCGGCGGTCCAGGTGGGCTGTCCGCGCTGGTCGTCCACCACATCGAGGGTGTCCTTGACCGCCTCCAGCCTGATCATCGTACGGACGAAGTTGGCGCCGTCCGCGCCGTAGAGCCAGGCGGTGCGGACGACGTGGCCGGTGTCGGGCAGGGTCTCCAGGACGGCGCGCTCGCCGGCGAGTTTGGTGCGGCCGTAGGCGCCGCACGGGGCGGTCGGAGCGTCCTCCGGGTAGGGCCGGTCCGCGTCGCCCGCGAAGACGTAGTCGGTGGAGACGTGCAGCAGGACGCTGCCGTGGGCGCGGCAGGCCTCGGCGAGGACGGCGGGTCCGGTGCCGTTGACGCGCAGCGCGTCGGCCTCCCGGCTCTCCGCGTCGTCCACGGCGGTCCAGGCGGCGCAGTTGACGACGACGGCGGGCCGGTGGGCGTCGAAGGCGGCGCGGACGCGGTCCGGGTCGGCGATGTCCAGGGCGGCCCGGTCCGCCGCGACGACGGCGGCGCCGTCGCGGGCCAGCGCGGCCGTCAGGTCCCGGCCGAGCATGCCGCCGGCGCCGGTGACCAGCCAGCGGGGGTTCACAGGGCGGCCCTCTCCTTGAGCGGCTCCCACCAGGCGCGGTTCTCGCGGTACCAGCGGACGGTCTCGGCGAGGCCGGTGCGGAAGTCCTTGCGGGGCGCGTAGCCCAGCTCGTCGCGGATCTTGGCGCAGTCCACGGAGTAGCGCCGGTCGTGGCCCTTGCGGTCCTCGACGTGGATCACATCGGTGTCCCAGTCGGCGTCGCACGCCTCCAGGAGCAGCCGGGTCAGCTCCTTGTTGGAGAGTTCGGTGCCGCCGCCGATGTTGTAGACCTCGCCGGGGCGGCCCTTGGTGCGGACCAGTTCGATGCCCTGGACGTGGTCGTCGATGTGGAGCCAGTCGCGGACGTGGGCGCCGTCGCCGTACAGCGGGACGGGCCGGCCCTCCAGGAGGTGGGTGACGAAGAGGGGGATGACCTTCTCGGGGAAGTGGTGGTGGCCGTAGTTGTTGGAGCAGCGGGTGACGCGCACGTCGAGGCCGTGGGTGCGGTGGTAGGCCAGCGCGACGAGATCGCTCGACGCCTTGGAGGCGGAGTACGGGGAGGTGGGCGCGAGGGGTTCCTCCTCGGTCCAGGAGCCCTCGTCGATGGAGCCGTAGACCTCATCGGTGGAGACGTGGACGAAGGTGCGCACCCCGGCCTCGTGCGCGGCGTGGACCAGGGTGTGGGTGCCGACCACATTCGTCCGTACGAAGGCGGCGCCGCCGTCGATGGAGCGGTCCACATGGGACTCGGCGGCGAAGTGCACCACCTGGTCGTGCCCGGTCATGAGCCGGCGCACCAGGTCGGCGTCGCAGATGTCGCCGTGCACGAAGGAGAAGCCGGGGTGGGCGCGGACCTCGTCCAGGTTGGCCGGGTTCCCGGCGTAGGTGAGGGCGTCCAGGACGGTGACGGAGACGTCGCCGGGGCCGTCCGGGCCGAGGAGCGTACGGACGTAGTGGGAGCCGATGAAGCCGGCGCCGCCGGTGACGAGGAGGCGGGTAGGGGTCATGAGGAGATCTGCACCTTGCTGTGGTCGCCGAGGACGAGGCGGTGGGCGGAGGGGCTGCGGGGCGCGGGGGTCACCTCGACGTCATGCCCGATCAGCGACGCCTCCACGCGCCGGACGCCGTCGATGGACGCGCCGCGCAGCACGATGGAGTACTCGATCTCGCTGTCCTCGATGCGGCAGTGCCGGCCGATGGAGGTGAACGGGCCGACGTAGGCGTCGCTGATCACCGAGCCGGTGCCGATGACGGCCGGTCCGACGATCCGGCTGCGGGTGACGCGGGCGCCCGGTTCGATGAGCACCCGGCCGATGATCTCGCTCTCGCCGTCGACGTAGGCGCCCTCGGTGCACGGCTCGACGCTCTCCAGGACGGTGCGGTTGACCTCCAGCATGTCGGTGACGTTGCCGGTGTCCTTCCAGTAGCCCCGGATGACGGTGGAGCGCACGTCGCGTTCCCGGTCGATGAGCCACTGGATGGCGTGGGTGATCTCCAGTTCGCCGCGCCAGGAGGGCCGGATGGAGCGGACGGCCTCGTGGACGGCGGGCGTGAAGAGGTAGACGCCGACGAGCGCGAGGTCGCTCTTGGGGTGCTCCGGCTTCTCCTCCAGGGCCACCACCCTGCCGTCCCCATCCAGTTCCGCGACGCCGAAGGAGCTGGGGTCGGGCACCTGTGTCAGCAGGATCTGCGCGTCGGGCCGGTCCGCGCGGAACTCCCCGACCAGGCCCGCGATGCCGCCGACGATGAAGTTGTCGCCGAGGTACATCACGAAGTCGTCGTCGCCCAGGAAGCGCTGGGCGACCAGGACCGCGTGGGCGAGGCCCAGGGGCTCGGCCTGCCGGATGTAGGTGACGTCGATGCCGAAGCGGGAACCGTCGCCGACCGCCGCGCGGATCTCCTCCTCGGTGTCGCCCACGATGATGCCGACCTCGGTGATGCCGGCTTCGGCGATGGCCTCCAGGCCGTAGAACAGCACCGGTTTGTTCGCCACCGGCACGAGCTGTTTGGCGGAGGTGTGGGTGATGGGGCGCAGCCGGGTGCCCGCCCCACCGGAGAGTACGAGAGCCTTCACGGTTTGCTGCCCCCACGGTGAGAGTGGCCGATGCGGCGGCGGTCCGCCGCAGCCGACCCTACTGACCCACACCCTCACTTCGGTGGCGAAACGGCCCATGACCGGCTTTCACTGACACATCCGGACGAAAAGCGGCAACTTTTCGTCACCCGTACGGGGTGGCGGCGTACCGGGGCTACGGGTGGCGCAGGCGCCAGCCCTGCCAGGCGGACTCGATCATCTCGTCCACGCCGTACCGCGCCGACCAGTCCAGCTCCGCGCGGATGCGGTCGGCGGAGGCGACCACGCGGGCCGGGTCGCCGGGGCGGCGGGCGGTGACCTCGACGGCGGTGTCCTCGTTGCCCGTCACCTTGAGGATGCGGTCCACCATCTCGCGGACCGAGCTGCCCTCGCCCCGGCCGATGTTCAGCGTGAGGTCCGTACCGGGCTCGGCGGTCTCCAGCCGGCGCGCGGCGGCCAGATGGGCGGAGGCGATGTCCTCGACGTGGATGTAGTCGCGGACGCAGGTGCCGTCCGGGGTGGCGTAGTCGTCGCCGAAGACGCGCGGGGAGCCGCCCGCCTCCAGGCGCTCGAAGACCATCGGGATCAGGTTGAACACCCCGGCGTCGGCCAGCTCCGGCGAGGCGGCGCCCGCCACGTTGAAGTAGCGCAGCGAGGCGCAGCGCAGCCCGTGGGCCCGGGCGGCGGCGTGGATCAGCCATTCGCCGACGAGCTTGGTCTCGCCGTACGGGCTCATCGGCGCGCAGGGCGTCGTCTCGGTGACGAGGTCCACGTCGGGCATGCCGTAGACGGCGGCCGACGAGGAGAACACCAGCCGCTCGACCCCGGCCGCGACCATGGCCTCCAGCAGGACCTCCAGGCCGGTGACGTTCTCCTTGTAGTAGTGGAGCGGGCGCTCCACGGACTCGCCGACCTGCTTCTTTCCGGCGACGTGCACCACACCGGTCACCCCGTGCTCGCGGATGGCCGCGTCCAGGGCCTCGCGGTCCAGCACGGTGCCGGTCACCAGCGGAACCCCGGCGGGGACCGCGTCGGCGCTGC comes from the Streptomyces sp. NBC_00525 genome and includes:
- the rfbB gene encoding dTDP-glucose 4,6-dehydratase; the encoded protein is MTPTRLLVTGGAGFIGSHYVRTLLGPDGPGDVSVTVLDALTYAGNPANLDEVRAHPGFSFVHGDICDADLVRRLMTGHDQVVHFAAESHVDRSIDGGAAFVRTNVVGTHTLVHAAHEAGVRTFVHVSTDEVYGSIDEGSWTEEEPLAPTSPYSASKASSDLVALAYHRTHGLDVRVTRCSNNYGHHHFPEKVIPLFVTHLLEGRPVPLYGDGAHVRDWLHIDDHVQGIELVRTKGRPGEVYNIGGGTELSNKELTRLLLEACDADWDTDVIHVEDRKGHDRRYSVDCAKIRDELGYAPRKDFRTGLAETVRWYRENRAWWEPLKERAAL
- the rfbC gene encoding dTDP-4-dehydrorhamnose 3,5-epimerase, with translation MRRLSVPGAWVHEPEVFPDSRGSFHEWFRAADLEAAAGHTLGLAQANFSRSRRGTLRGIHFADVPPGQAKYVTCVRGAVLDVIVDVRTGSPAHGRWEAVRLDDTSHRAVYLAEGLGHGFMALTDDACVLYLCSEGYAPEREHGIDPLDPELGIEWPADIAPLLSPKDAAAPALAEAAERGLLPSYAACEAYYARLRAGGPAVPGVRSGEPAVSPAGR
- a CDS encoding SCO2583 family membrane protein, which translates into the protein MAHRGDPPDGPAENGAGGQDDEYGSLVFDESFVRAARLQEFSAQERMGEHARAVRSLPGRTVRTGSRIAVALVILIALAFGTAVFMGLRHPYESPVARRTEPLRMTLVPLAPRGAVPGGTPDALFAASPAAGHATGRDGISPPPARRTEDFSESQVGAALATATDYLVASSLDPDVLGGSTVRPVEALLDPDQMEQFERSVEDPYDDGQHAATGWLVRFDPAEAVPDPEVRVRGTLRYAQTGSDALEVVSDHTFTYALRPAASGPQPQGGASLFTVRREMSFRFDREDLRLHRLEVRTSYLQAGPQSCPADTSGALRPLLAGERAESRGPAGTDPYATGRPAAALCGTLDVSSRPSRTPASPPGPGLPSPPLLPSPATPPSRP
- the nadD gene encoding nicotinate-nucleotide adenylyltransferase, with the protein product MGEQEVPTGPGKRRLGVMGGTFDPIHHGHLVAASEVAAQFHLDEVIFVPTGQPWQKSHKHVSPAEDRYLMTVIATASNPQFSVSRSDIDRKGPTYTIDTLRDLREVHGDADLFFITGADALAQILTWRDADELFSLSHFIGVTRPGHLLTDAGLPKGGVSLVEVPALAISSTDCRARVAQGEPVWYLVPDGVVRYIDKRQLYRGE
- a CDS encoding glutamate-5-semialdehyde dehydrogenase, with translation MTTLSPYDNMSPVAQAAYRARSAAADIAPLPRAAKDDALLAIADALEVRTSDILAANAEDVARAREAGTSESVVDRLTLTPERIRAIAADVRDVAALPDPVGEVVRGSTLPNGIDLRQVRVPLGVVGIIYEARPNVTVDAAALCLKSGNAVLLRGSSSAFASNTALVRVLRDAVGGSGLPADAVQLVPGESRDSVRELMRARGLVDVLIPRGGASLIRTVVEESTVPVIETGTGNCHVYVDAQTDLDMAVEILVNSKAQRPSVCNAAETLLVHKDVAGAFLPRALDALAEAGVTVHGDEAVLEYAEGSKATVVAATPEDWETEYLSYDIAAAVVESLDAAVAHIRLWSSGHTEAIVTTSQAAARRFTQLVDSTTVAVNASTRFTDGGQFGFGAEIGISTQKLHARGPMGLPELTSTKYIVTGDGHVR
- the rfbD gene encoding dTDP-4-dehydrorhamnose reductase, with product MNPRWLVTGAGGMLGRDLTAALARDGAAVVAADRAALDIADPDRVRAAFDAHRPAVVVNCAAWTAVDDAESREADALRVNGTGPAVLAEACRAHGSVLLHVSTDYVFAGDADRPYPEDAPTAPCGAYGRTKLAGERAVLETLPDTGHVVRTAWLYGADGANFVRTMIRLEAVKDTLDVVDDQRGQPTWTADLAALLTTLGRAALDGTAPAGVQHGTSTGEVSWYGLAREVFRLLGADPDRVRPTDSAAFARPAPRPAYSVLGHDRLAAAGLAPLRDWRTALHAAFPALLAAERPAERPAEWSAEWPGQRPAGLTAGSPERTPGTAGPPARSRA
- a CDS encoding SCO2584 family spore wall biosynthesis protein; protein product: MPDDVGGRPYPNGREPDDDRGGADEDFASVVFDEDFVRAAAFHEPTAVERLLAAAEARAEADARRAGARGGPYDDEPYDDGYGPGHHDPLDDDGFRDHGPYGRHGGSFRPYRGTARWHRPVAWLLAVLMGIGMVALAFSAVYRNSSGARQSPVRTPASTGVDSAPGPGPGSAPSEPSPSEADDNSRPKASAVPRTP
- the proB gene encoding glutamate 5-kinase, with product MVKVGSSSLTTATGGLDADRVDALVDVLAKVRDGGAREVVLVSSGAIAAGLAPLGLHRRPRDLARQQAAASVGQGLLVARYTASFARYGVRVGQVLLTSNDTSRRAHYRNAYRTLDQLLDMGALPVVNENDTVATDEIRFGDNDRLAALVAHLVRAELLVLLSDVDGLYDGDPSIPGTTRIAEVTGPADLAGVSIGSAGKAGLGTGGMVTKVEAARIATAAGIPVVLTSASHAADALAGRDTGTYFHPTGRRSAGRLLWLAHASAPRGSLTLDDGAVQAVVERHSSLLPAGIASVEGEFTAGDPVELRDLTGRAVARGLVNFDAKEMPRLLGRSTRDLARDLGPAYEREVVHRDDLVVLHG
- a CDS encoding M48 family metallopeptidase, producing the protein MTGGGHESSGVPSRQRKRFPGISSRSYEHPADRSALVALRKLSGFDTVFKALSGLLPERSLRLLFLSDSVRVSDAQFAHLNDMLRDACYILDLEKVPPMYVNQDPKPNAMCIGLDEPIIVVTTGLVELLDEEEMRAVVGHEVGHALSGHAVYRTILLFLTNLALKVAWIPLGNVAIMAIVTALREWFRKSELSADRAGLLVGQDIQASMRGLMKIAGGNHLHEMNVDAFLAQADEYEKSGDLRDSVLKILNVLPRSHPFTTVRAAELKKWSETRDFQRIMDGHYPRRDEDKDTSVTDSFKESAAHYADSVRHSKDPLMKLVGDIAGGAGDLGGKLRDKFTGGGGKGGATGGSAGSPGTEGAAGTEDRGPEGSQGSGTDGS